The DNA region TTTAGTCAAGTAATCCAGAACCACCATTTTCACCGCTAAGGCGCAAAGTACGCAGAAAGCATCACGGCTTAAAACCAATTGAAATAACAAAAAGACCTTGCAAATCGTTTTAGCTATTGTATAATATGCGCTTTAAGCCATTCAAATAACAAGTTTATTAAAAGGAGCGTATGGAATGAAAAAGGCTTTTATCTCATGTTTATTCTTACTTCTATTAATTGGTTGCCTGGATATGGATGAACAGGTTGCCTATTTCTTTTATGACAAGCCAAAGGATGAACTGCATTTGCTTCTTTGTTACAAAGGAATTTATAGCGACAATGATATTTCCGACTCGGGAACACAGATGTCCGGCTTCTTCAAACCTGACTGGGAAATCGCCTTTGGCGGCTGGTTAGGGCATGTAACAAAAAAAGGAATCCAGGACAATATAGACGATGAAAATTCACCGGAAGTCGTCAAAAAGTTTGCCGCGTTCTTGCTTAAGAATATAACGGTTACCACCGGAAAGTGTTTCCTGGATGAAGATAAACGACTGAGTTGTTACCAAACCATCACCGTAACAAACGCCTCAAAAATCATCGGATTGTTTAACGAAATAACATCTCAAATTATCATAGAACAAACTTATGACGCTAAAAAGCTTTTTAGCGCGTTGGACAAAAAGAGTATTGATTTGTTTACTGCCGCCGCAAAGGAAAAGCATCAGTGGTTACAATTAGAGGGGCAATCCATCAGGTTTTCATTCCCGATTAGCGACGAGACTTTTATGAAAGCAAAAGCCGAACTGCTTGAGAAATTAAAGAGTTGCCCGGCAAAAGATTATAAGACAATCACTGCTCTCTTTGCGCTAAATGATATTTCTTTTACCAGGGACGGCAACTTTATAACTCTTATCCTGGGCAATAAGGACGTCAATAAAGCCATTCCATTATTGCTAAAGCCTAAACAGGGAGATTACAAGGATAACATGGTCGAATTTGCCAGAAAAGAATTCGGGATAAACCAGGAAACCACCGAAGAATCAATCGCTGACCAATTCATATCCGGCCTGGTTGACTCTGAAACGGTAAAGAAAATAGAAGAGTTCATCCGGAAATTAGGGTACGATGATTTTGAGACCAGAGAAAATGCCACTTTAATGTTAATCAAAATGGACAGTTTGGCATTATCATGGATAAGAAAAGCATCAAAAAGCGAAGACCCTGAAGTGCGCCTGAGAGCCAAGAAGATATTAGAAGCAATCGCAATTTCCCCGGAAGAAAAAGAGGAAATAGAAGATAATATTATGACTATCGAATTACCTCCCCCAGAAGAAGATATTGATACGGACCTTCCAAAAGATGTAATAGAAGATGACGACCAACCGGAAGGCGATGATTAACAGAAAATTGATTGCTCTGTCATATCCCTAATGCTCTATCACTATCTTCACTATCTCGCACCTGGAAAAGAGCCGCATCGGCGGTCCCCAAAAACCTGTTCCGGAAGTGGTGTATAGGTGAGAGGAATTTACAGTATAGAATCCACATGGATACTTGAAGTTTAACTGCACCAGGATATCCACCGGAGGAATCTGTCCGGCGTGGGTATGTCCCGAAAGCTGGAGATTCACTCCGTTCTTAATCGCTTCATCGAATATATCCGGCTGGTGTGATAGCAGAATAACGAGCTTGCCTTTGCCTATCACATTCGGTGTCTTAAGCGCGGATGCCAAATCGCAACCGCTTTCTCCGAAACTCTTTCCGGTATTGTCATCCACCCCGACCAGTTGGATGAAATCATTCAGCTTTACATTATTATTCCGTAAGACGGTGATTCCGGACTCCTTGGCGGCATTCATAAAGGTATCAATCCCGGCATAGAAATCGTGGTTGCCTGTAACGGCAAAGACGCCGTATTTCGCGCGTAAACGCCTTAATACGGAGCAGAAATCGGTTCCCCCGCCCGAAGGCGAGGCTCGCCCTAATGGCGGCTTACATATATCTGAGTCTACCAGGTCGCCGGTAATCACGATTAAATCCGGATTCTGGCGGTTGGTCTCCTCCACTATCCCTTCCAGCCACGCCTTCGAGCGCAGTTTATGAAGATGCAAATCCGAAAGTTGGACGATGGTAAACGACGGCACGGATTTAGGTAATCTCAATTCGTCTACCTTTATATGTATAGTCTTCAGTCTTGGGAAACGGGCGACGTTATAGATGGAATAACTGCCGGTAAGAACCAAGAGAATCAGCGCAGAGATGGTCAGCCAATATCTTTGGAGAGGTGAATGCAGGAAAAGCCTGCCGATATCCGCGAGCACCAGAAACGTAAACGCCATGACGACCAACCCGACCCAGATGCTTCCCGCGCCAAGAACCGCTTTGGCAAGAAAGAAATCCGTCCGACGGCTCAAGACTTCTCCTAAGATAAATAACAGGGTAAAGGCAAGCATGGAAATCTGAAGCGCCCGGCGGAAGTTACCCGAAAACGTTAACCCGTTTGCCACGCGGGAGTAGGCGAAATAATTCATCCCGAAGAAGATACTTAAGACGATAAGAAGGAACATAACAAAATATACTCTGGACATATTTAACAGGAATGATTTTAGAAAAAGCAACCAAGCCGGTCAAACAAATAACAACCACGCAGGCAAAACAGTATTTATAAGGAGACCGGGAAGGCAGGAGTGTTTTCCGGAAAATGGCATTGGCTCCCCTATACTGTAACGCCCCATACCCTAATAGTATATCCCTGTCATCCTAATACCATTCCCTATATACCCTAATACCATATCCTATAGTCCCCAATACCATATCCTATAGCCCCTGATAGCATATCCTATAGCCCCTAATGATATACCCTATAGTCTCTAACAACATACCCTATAGTCCCTAATGGCATATCCTATAGTCCCTAATGGCATACGCTATATATCCTAATACTATTCCCTATAGTTCCTAATACCATACGCTATATATGCTAGCCAGTCACTTATAAATTGCGGGTAAAGCAATATTTTGGGGTAGGGGGTATAGGGGGCCAGGGGAATTCTAACGTTAAATTAAGATACTGATTTTTAAATATTGCCGCCTAGGCACTAAGGCACAAAGGACGGCAGAGGGGGCTATTTGTTTTAAGGGTTCGGCATGGCGTCACCTGAACGCAGAAAAGTTATTGGCGAGGCATTTTGGAAAAATCATGTCCCGTAATCCGCTTAAACAGGTTGATAGGAGGCAAGGTGTGCGTCACCGGATAATCTCTTATTCCGTCTCTTCCTCCTGGGACAATTCATATAACGATCCTGACGCAATAAGTTTCCCCTGCTTAACAAGTTCATCCCAGACTTCCTGAGGGAATTGATCCGGAGGTCTGATGGCGACGATACCAGAAACTTTTCCGCCACTAAAGGCACCTCCCCCCAGACTACTTTCATCGTCTAAGCGCATTATTTTCAAACGTTTCCGAAACGCTTTCAGGGCTCTTTTAAGTACGACCTTATCAATGGGATCCGTCATTTTCATCCTCCACGTAATTCCGGGGACACCTACTAATTCCTGATAATCAGTATGCTGTCCCCTACAATAATATAATAGATATGGGCGTCCTCACAGAGGGCTGTCCCCTACAACAATATACCAGATTTGGGCGTCCTCACCGTGAAACGGTGAGGGCTGCCCCCCGAATTCCCATGGATGTGTTTTAAAGTCTCCATGGATATTGCGCTATCATTTGTTTTTTTCTAGTTACAATGGTTTCTTCCGCCCATTTAATAGCATTTTCTATAACATTATTAAGACTATCAGTTGTATATTCAAATTCTTTCATAATCGTACTCGTATTTGAAATTCCCGCAGTCATAAAAGTGCTTTTTTGCCCTTGCTCTCTAAGGATAACTGTAATCCAATCATTATTTTTACAATCATCAAGTTCTCTAAGATGTCCAGACGGAGATGAATCTTCCACTATCACAAATCGGCTAACCGAACCTATCGTAATAGCTTTTTGCCTGATATCTTGATACAAACTATCTGGAATATCTTTAACAAGAATCGGAGTGTATCTTTTGCTTAACGCTGCTGCTATTTCTCTTAACCGTTGTTCTCGTGAATAATCTCCAATAATAAGAATGGTTTCAGCCTTGCGTTGTTTTACAAAATCATCAATGCTTACTTGGTACTTCTTGGTTTGTGAAATATCAGTAAGAGCAATAAGAATTTCGTCCTTAGCGCGTGTTATTGCTAATTCTGTAGTCCAAAAGTCTTTCTTCCTGTTGCCAAAAATCTCGCCTAATGCTATATATCGCTTCCAGTTAAGGGCTTCACAAGTAGTGTTAAATATTCGTATCCTTGCGTTTAAAGATTCTAAACTAAAAGGATATATATTTTTAAACTGCCCAGAATCAAGAATAATGGTCCCACTACCATAAGCAACTATCCCTCGACTTTTTATATTTCTAATTTGCTTTGTAGTTTTAAGAAATAAATCTTCTATTCGTGAGCTTCCTCTAACAATTTGGATATCGTTCTTGCCTGGCACGTACTCATACCCAATGCCAAAGTTTGTAGAGAGATATCCAATAATATGGGATGGTTGAATAGCGAATGACCATAATTTTGTAACATACTCTTTAGGTAAAAATTTGTTTACGGTTTCTTCTAAAGTCTTATGGTATGTCTCTAGATATTGTTTGAATTCTATTTCGCTTACATTTTGACTCATAAAATCAATTTTAATTTTTGACCTCGCAGAACACCTACCAATTCTTGCTAGTATTTTCTCTGTGTTCTCTGTGGTTATATCACTGCTTACTGCTTCGGCTTAGCCAATAATTCATTAAACTCCGCCCTGAGCGGGGCGTAATCATCAGCCAGCTTCTTAATCAGCTCTTTATAACGCGGGTCGTCTTTCACCACCTTAAAGTGGTCGGAGATAAACCAGGCGTAACTGGGGCCGCCTGATGCGATTGCCTTTTCGAGCCATTCAATAGACTTTTCCTTTTCTCCCTGCAGGGCGTAAAGCGCCGCCATCTCCTGCATGATGCCCCATGATTCCCTCGCGGAAAAGCGCGCCATTTCCCCTTGCGCTTCCTTGTATTTTCCTTGTCCGGTATAAATCCATGCCCTGACCTCGCTCGCGCTTAACGCCTGCGGGTCGAGCGCCGCCAGTTTGCCCAATACCTTTTCGGCGGAGGCGATATCACCCAGCCAGACATAATTCATGGCAATCTGGGTAAGCTCATCCACTCCGTGCGCCCGGCCTTCAGCCAGCTTATTCGCGTTCAATCCCTCACTTATCCTGCCGGCGAAGAAGAGGTTAATCGCCCGGCGCATATAAAAATTATAGGTCGGGTCAATCCTGCCGATAAGTTCCAGGACTTCCAGCGCCGTCTCGAATTCGCCCATATAAAAGGCATAGCGCGCCATATAAATCAAAGACGGGACATATCTTCTATCAAGCT from Planctomycetota bacterium includes:
- a CDS encoding metallophosphoesterase, with the protein product MFLLIVLSIFFGMNYFAYSRVANGLTFSGNFRRALQISMLAFTLLFILGEVLSRRTDFFLAKAVLGAGSIWVGLVVMAFTFLVLADIGRLFLHSPLQRYWLTISALILLVLTGSYSIYNVARFPRLKTIHIKVDELRLPKSVPSFTIVQLSDLHLHKLRSKAWLEGIVEETNRQNPDLIVITGDLVDSDICKPPLGRASPSGGGTDFCSVLRRLRAKYGVFAVTGNHDFYAGIDTFMNAAKESGITVLRNNNVKLNDFIQLVGVDDNTGKSFGESGCDLASALKTPNVIGKGKLVILLSHQPDIFDEAIKNGVNLQLSGHTHAGQIPPVDILVQLNFKYPCGFYTVNSSHLYTTSGTGFWGPPMRLFSRCEIVKIVIEH